The following are from one region of the Siniperca chuatsi isolate FFG_IHB_CAS linkage group LG21, ASM2008510v1, whole genome shotgun sequence genome:
- the LOC122868367 gene encoding apoptosis regulator BAX-like — MASHPGGGDQGNTKDQILEVGAALLKDFIYERVRQHGDSNTAVTRAQLGGGELCDPHHKKLAQCLQQIGDELDGNVELQRMMNNSSLSPTKDVFMKVAIEIFSDGKFNWGRVVALFYFACRLVIKALVTQVPDIIRTIISWTMDYLRENVINWIREQGGWEDIRSYFGTPTWQTVGVFLAGVLTTVVVIRKM, encoded by the exons atGGCATCACACCCGGGAGGAGGCGATCAAG GAAATACTAAAGATCAGATACTGGAAGTAGGAGCTGCTTTGTTAAAAGA TTTCATCTACGAGCGGGTTAGGCAGCATGGAGACAGCAATACTGCAGTGACCAGGGCACAGCTGGGTGGAGGAGAGCTGTGTGACCCACACCACAAGAAGCTTGCCCAGTGCCTGCAGCAGATTGGAGATGAGCTGGATGGCAATGTAGAGCTCCAAAG GATGATGAACAACTCTTCACTCAGTCCCACAAAAGACGTGTTTATGAAAGTTGCCATTGAGATCTTTTCAGATGGAAAATTCAACTGGGGCAGGGTGGTTGCTCTGTTCTACTTTGCCTGTCGACTCGTCATCAAA GCTCTTGTGACCCAAGTTCCTGATATCATCAGAACAATCATCAGCTGGACCATGGACTACCTCCGAGAAAATGTGATCAACTGGATCAGGGAGCAAGGCGGCTGG GAGGATATTCGTTCCTACTTTGGCACACCCACATGGCAGACGGTGGGGGTTTTCTTGGCTGGTGTCCTCACCACTGTTGTAGTCATTCGCAAGATGTGA
- the rps11 gene encoding 40S ribosomal protein S11 isoform X2, producing MADAQTERAYQKQPTIFQNKKRVLVADGGKEVKEKLPRYHKSVGLGFKTPREAIDGTYIDKKCPFTGNVSIRGRILSGVVTKMKMQRTIVIRRDYLHYIRKYNRFEKRHKNISVHLSPCFRDVTVGDIVTVGECRPLSKTVRFNVLKVTKAAGAKKQFQKF from the exons ATGGCGGATGCACAA ACCGAGAGGGCTTATCAGAAACAGCCCACCATCTTCCAGAACAAGAAGCGTGTTCTGGTTGCTGATGGTGGCAAGGAGGTCAAGGAAAAGCTCCCCCGCTACCACAAGAGTGTCGGGCTGGGCTTCAAAACCCCAAGAGAG GCTATTGACGGCACTTACATTGACAAGAAATGCCCCTTCACTGGAAATGTCTCCATTCGTGGCCGTATCCTCTCTG GTGTGGTGACCAAAATGAAGATGCAGAGGACCATTGTTATCAGACGCGACTACCTGCATTACATCCGCAAGTACAACCGCTTTGAGAAAAGGCACAAGAACatctctgtccatctgtcacCTTGCTTCAG AGACGTCACAGTTGGCGACATTGTGACCGTTGGAGAGTGCCGACCACTCAGCAAGACCGTGAGGTTCAACGTCCTCAAAGTGACAAAGGCTGCTGGAGCCAAGAAGCAGTTCCAGAAGTTTTAG
- the rps11 gene encoding 40S ribosomal protein S11 isoform X1, protein MHKYVQENGVTERAYQKQPTIFQNKKRVLVADGGKEVKEKLPRYHKSVGLGFKTPREAIDGTYIDKKCPFTGNVSIRGRILSGVVTKMKMQRTIVIRRDYLHYIRKYNRFEKRHKNISVHLSPCFRDVTVGDIVTVGECRPLSKTVRFNVLKVTKAAGAKKQFQKF, encoded by the exons ATGCACAAGTATGTTCAGGAAAACGGCGTG ACCGAGAGGGCTTATCAGAAACAGCCCACCATCTTCCAGAACAAGAAGCGTGTTCTGGTTGCTGATGGTGGCAAGGAGGTCAAGGAAAAGCTCCCCCGCTACCACAAGAGTGTCGGGCTGGGCTTCAAAACCCCAAGAGAG GCTATTGACGGCACTTACATTGACAAGAAATGCCCCTTCACTGGAAATGTCTCCATTCGTGGCCGTATCCTCTCTG GTGTGGTGACCAAAATGAAGATGCAGAGGACCATTGTTATCAGACGCGACTACCTGCATTACATCCGCAAGTACAACCGCTTTGAGAAAAGGCACAAGAACatctctgtccatctgtcacCTTGCTTCAG AGACGTCACAGTTGGCGACATTGTGACCGTTGGAGAGTGCCGACCACTCAGCAAGACCGTGAGGTTCAACGTCCTCAAAGTGACAAAGGCTGCTGGAGCCAAGAAGCAGTTCCAGAAGTTTTAG
- the lfng gene encoding beta-1,3-N-acetylglucosaminyltransferase lunatic fringe, translating into MLKNNGKKTTICVASTASLCLLLLLVAMQHHRVQVDEETNGEDTGTRSLLQDAAQEEQDAQVGSGQVKRGFSAYFTKLTRGRREVEKPARSSASTADPPPAEDIIADDIFIAVKTTKKFHQSRLNLLLDTWISRNMQQTYIFTDGEDEELKKKIGSHAINTNCSAAHSRQALSCKMAVEYDKFIESGKKWFCHVDDDNYVNVQTLVKFLSQYPHTQDMYLGKPSLDRPIEATERLGDNKMKPVNFWFATGGAGFCVSRGLALKMSPWASGGHFMNTAEKIRLPDDCTIGYIIESVLGVPLTRSNLFHSHLENLQQVSRSEIHKQITLSYGMFENKSNIINLKGAFPVEEDPSRFKSVHCLLYPDTPWCPPQVAF; encoded by the exons ATGTTgaaaaataatggaaagaagACAACCATCTGTGTAGCCAGCAcagcctctctctgcctgctgctgctcctggtTGCTATGCAGCATCACCGGGTTCAGGTGGATGAGGAGACGAACGGAGAGGACACCGGGACGCGCTCTCTGCTCCAAGACGCCGCGCAGGAAGAGCAAGACGCACAAGTCGGGAGCGGGCAGGTGAAGAGAGGATTCTCAGCGTACTTCACCAAACTGACCCGGGGACGGAGGGAGGTGGAGAAGCCCGCGCGCTCCTCAGCGTCCACCGCTGACCCGCCTCCAGCTGAGGACATCATCGCTGATGACATCTTCATCGCTGTGAAGACCACCAAGAAGTTCCATCAGTCCAGGCTGAATCTGCTTCTGGACACATGGATCTCAAGAAACATGCAGCAG ACCTACATCTTCACAGACGGAGAAGATGAGgagctaaaaaagaaaattg GGAGTCATGCAATCAACACCAACTGCTCTGCAGCTCATAGCCGACAAGCTCTGTCTTGCAAGATGGCGGTGGAATATGACAAGTTCATAGAGTCGGGGAAAAA GTGGTTCTGTCATGTAGATGATGACAACTACGTGAATGTTCAGACTCTAGTGAAGTTCCTGTCCCAGTACCCCCACACCCAGGACATGTATCTTGGTAAACCCAGCCTGGACCGGCCCATAGAGGCCACAGAGAGGCTAGGGGACAATAAGATG AAACCAGTCAACTTCTGGTTTGCTACTGGAGGAGCAGGCTTCTGTGTGAGCCGGGGTCTGGCACTGAAGATGAGCCCATGGGCCAG TGGCGGTCACTTTATGAACACGGCGGAGAAGATCCGCCTGCCCGACGACTGCACCATCGGCTACATCATCGAGTCGGTTCTGGGGGTTCCTCTGACCCGCAGCAACCTGTTTCACTCCCACCTGGAGAACCTGCAACAAGTGTCAAGATCTGAGATACACAAGCAG atCACCCTCAGTTATGGGATGTTTGAAAATAAGAGCAACATCATCAATTTGAAAGGGGCTTTTCCTGTGGAGGAGGATCCATCAAG GTTCAAGTCTGTGCACTGTCTCCTGTATCCAGACACCCCATGGTGTCCCCCACAGGTTGCCTTTTAG